In one window of Nakamurella alba DNA:
- a CDS encoding type II toxin-antitoxin system VapB family antitoxin: protein MIFKDVRAGRPYPDHGLSMRDWARIPPRQIRLDELVTTKRELRLDTLLDEDSTFYGDLFPHAVAWNGDVYLEDGLHRALRAALQQRTVIHVRVLDLEHLRGLGT from the coding sequence ATGATCTTCAAGGACGTGCGCGCGGGGCGTCCCTACCCCGACCACGGACTGTCCATGCGGGACTGGGCACGGATCCCGCCCCGGCAGATCCGGTTGGACGAACTGGTCACCACCAAGCGCGAACTCCGGCTGGACACCCTGCTCGACGAGGACTCCACCTTCTACGGGGACCTCTTCCCGCACGCGGTCGCCTGGAACGGCGACGTCTACCTGGAGGACGGCCTGCACCGTGCGCTGCGCGCCGCTCTCCAGCAGCGCACCGTGATCCACGTCCGGGTGCTGGATCTCGAGCACCTGCGCGGCCTGGGCACCTGA
- a CDS encoding alpha/beta fold hydrolase, with protein sequence MSITLDEQLLDIGPVRLNYQVMGPEDGPPMLLVMGLGSQMVAWPEKFCRMLVDQGRRVIRFDNRDIGRSTHLDGLPGSPLRVFAGAAPAYRISDMARDAIALVERLAPGGVDVVGISMGGMISQSVAALRPDLVRSLTSLCSTSGARGVGGATPRLVLRTLLQKQVRTEQERIEQAVGMQRALSGGGFPFDEELVRASAAWAYRRGYDPVGVSRQLCAVITAPDRTAALSRLRIPTLVVHGAADPLIDVSGGRATAAAIPGSRYVEVAGMGHELPEALWRQLTDDIGSVADSAAR encoded by the coding sequence GTGTCCATCACCCTCGACGAGCAGCTGCTCGACATCGGCCCGGTCCGGTTGAACTACCAGGTGATGGGTCCGGAGGACGGCCCGCCGATGCTGCTGGTGATGGGCCTGGGCAGCCAGATGGTGGCGTGGCCGGAGAAGTTCTGCCGGATGCTCGTCGACCAGGGTCGGCGGGTGATCCGGTTCGACAACCGCGACATCGGCCGGTCGACGCATCTCGACGGGCTCCCCGGATCCCCGCTGCGGGTGTTCGCCGGGGCGGCGCCGGCCTACCGGATCAGCGACATGGCGCGGGACGCGATCGCCCTGGTCGAGAGGCTCGCGCCGGGCGGCGTCGACGTCGTGGGGATCTCGATGGGCGGGATGATCTCCCAGTCGGTCGCGGCGCTGCGGCCGGACCTGGTGCGCAGCCTGACCTCGCTGTGCTCGACCTCGGGAGCCCGGGGCGTCGGTGGTGCGACGCCCCGGCTGGTCCTGCGCACCCTGCTGCAGAAGCAGGTCCGGACCGAGCAGGAGCGGATCGAGCAGGCCGTCGGCATGCAGCGGGCGCTGAGCGGTGGCGGGTTCCCGTTCGACGAGGAGCTGGTGCGCGCCTCCGCGGCCTGGGCGTACCGACGGGGCTACGACCCGGTCGGCGTCAGCCGGCAGCTCTGTGCCGTGATCACCGCCCCGGACCGCACCGCCGCACTGTCCCGGCTGCGCATCCCGACCCTGGTGGTGCACGGCGCCGCCGATCCGTTGATCGACGTCTCAGGTGGCCGGGCGACCGCTGCGGCGATCCCCGGGTCCCGCTACGTGGAGGTGGCCGGCATGGGTCACGAGCTGCCGGAGGCCTTGTGGCGGCAGCTCACCGACGACATCGGATCGGTGGCCGACAGCGCCGCCCGCTGA
- the hrcA gene encoding heat-inducible transcriptional repressor HrcA, with the protein MSAEDRRFEVLRAIVADYVATHEPVGSKALVERHSLGVSPATIRNDMAVLEDEGYIAQPHTSAGRIPTDKGYRLFVDRLSQVKPMSPGERRAIQSFLAESVDLDDVLRRSVRLLAQLTRQVAVVQYPTLTRSVVRHVEVVALGPTRLLLVVIADTGRVEQRIAETGEPVTDELVGGLRTLLAANVTGRHFSEASGALRGLADLAPPELRPTVTAVTGVLLDALVEHPGERLVLSGTSHVTGAWADQPDSLRGVLEALDEQVTLLKLLAVLEAPDAVMVSIGREHDDINLSTSALVSAGYGSNNLVMGGLAVVGPTRMDYPGTMAAVRAVARYVGEIVSGG; encoded by the coding sequence ATGTCGGCGGAGGACCGGCGGTTCGAGGTGCTGCGCGCCATCGTGGCCGACTACGTCGCCACCCACGAGCCCGTGGGATCGAAGGCGCTGGTGGAGCGGCACAGCCTCGGCGTCTCGCCGGCGACCATCCGCAACGACATGGCCGTGCTGGAGGACGAGGGCTACATCGCGCAGCCGCACACCTCCGCCGGCCGCATCCCCACCGACAAGGGCTACCGCCTGTTCGTCGACCGGCTGTCCCAGGTCAAGCCGATGAGCCCCGGCGAGCGCCGGGCGATCCAGTCCTTCCTGGCCGAGAGCGTCGACCTGGACGACGTGCTGCGCCGTTCGGTCCGGCTGCTGGCCCAGCTCACCCGCCAGGTCGCGGTCGTGCAGTACCCGACGCTGACCCGCTCGGTGGTGCGGCACGTCGAGGTGGTCGCGCTCGGGCCGACCCGACTGCTCCTGGTGGTCATCGCCGACACCGGCCGGGTGGAGCAGCGGATCGCGGAGACCGGCGAACCGGTCACCGACGAACTGGTCGGCGGCCTGCGCACCCTGCTCGCCGCGAACGTCACCGGCCGGCACTTCTCGGAGGCATCCGGCGCGCTCCGCGGCCTGGCCGACCTGGCGCCGCCGGAGCTCCGGCCGACCGTCACCGCGGTCACCGGGGTGCTGCTGGACGCGCTGGTGGAGCACCCGGGCGAGCGTCTGGTGCTGTCCGGGACCTCGCACGTGACCGGGGCCTGGGCCGACCAGCCCGATTCGCTGCGCGGGGTGCTGGAGGCGCTGGACGAGCAGGTCACGCTGCTCAAGCTGCTGGCCGTGCTGGAGGCCCCGGACGCGGTGATGGTGTCCATCGGTCGGGAGCACGACGACATCAACCTGTCCACGTCGGCGCTGGTCTCGGCCGGCTACGGCAGCAACAACCTGGTGATGGGCGGCCTGGCCGTCGTGGGACCGACCAGGATGGACTACCCCGGCACGATGGCCGCGGTGCGGGCGGTCGCCCGCTACGTCGGCGAGATCGTGTCCGGCGGCTGA
- the dnaJ gene encoding molecular chaperone DnaJ translates to MARDYYGLLGVAKNAGPDEIKRAYRKLARELHPDVNPDPAAQQRFKDVTAAYEVLSDPAKRQVVDLGGDPLAPGGGGGGGGDPFGGAGVGLGDIMDAFFGGGGMRSRGPRSRVRPGDDALIPVELTLEECATGVAKDILVDTATLCSVCHGSGCAEGTSPVTCDTCKGAGEIQQIQRSLLGQVVTSRPCPVCRGYGEVIPEPCRQCGGDGRVRSRRTVRANIPAGVGDGIRVRLAGQGEVGPGGGAPGDLYVEVRELAHDRFTREGIDLHCTVQVPMTAAALGTSMSLETLQSVEDLDIQPGTQSGTVISLRSQGMPRLRGSGTGNLHVHIEVVTPTKVEGRQAELLRELATLRGEEQPELSARAHGGIFSRIRDSLAGR, encoded by the coding sequence GTGGCACGGGACTACTACGGCCTGCTCGGGGTGGCGAAGAACGCCGGACCGGACGAGATCAAGCGGGCGTACCGCAAGCTGGCGCGCGAGCTGCACCCGGACGTCAACCCGGACCCGGCCGCGCAGCAGCGGTTCAAGGACGTCACGGCGGCCTACGAGGTGCTGTCCGACCCGGCCAAGCGGCAGGTCGTCGACCTCGGTGGCGATCCGCTCGCACCCGGCGGTGGCGGTGGTGGCGGCGGGGATCCGTTCGGCGGAGCCGGTGTCGGACTCGGCGACATCATGGACGCGTTCTTCGGCGGCGGCGGGATGCGCTCCCGCGGGCCGCGCTCCCGGGTCCGGCCCGGCGACGACGCGCTGATCCCGGTCGAGCTGACCCTCGAGGAGTGCGCGACCGGCGTCGCCAAGGACATCCTGGTCGACACCGCGACGCTGTGCAGCGTCTGCCACGGTTCCGGCTGTGCGGAGGGCACCAGCCCGGTCACCTGCGACACCTGCAAGGGGGCCGGCGAGATCCAGCAGATCCAGCGGTCGCTGCTCGGCCAGGTCGTCACCTCCCGCCCCTGCCCGGTCTGCCGCGGCTACGGCGAGGTCATCCCGGAGCCGTGCCGGCAGTGCGGCGGCGACGGTCGGGTGCGGTCCCGCCGCACCGTCCGGGCGAACATCCCGGCCGGTGTCGGCGACGGCATCCGGGTGCGGCTGGCCGGCCAGGGCGAGGTCGGTCCCGGCGGCGGCGCCCCGGGTGACCTCTACGTCGAGGTGCGCGAGCTTGCCCACGACCGGTTCACCCGGGAGGGCATCGACCTGCACTGCACCGTCCAGGTGCCGATGACCGCGGCCGCCCTGGGGACGTCGATGTCGCTGGAGACCCTGCAGTCCGTCGAGGATCTGGACATCCAGCCCGGCACCCAGTCCGGCACCGTCATCTCCCTGCGGAGCCAGGGCATGCCGCGGCTGCGCGGCAGCGGCACCGGCAACCTGCACGTGCACATCGAGGTCGTCACCCCGACCAAGGTGGAGGGCAGGCAGGCCGAGCTGCTGCGCGAGCTGGCGACCCTGCGCGGCGAGGAGCAGCCGGAGCTGTCCGCCCGGGCGCACGGCGGCATCTTCTCCCGCATCCGGGATTCGCTCGCGGGTCGGTGA
- a CDS encoding 16S rRNA (uracil(1498)-N(3))-methyltransferase has translation MFPGVPFFLADPLPAPGPGHLGGAEGRHAATVRRMRAGERLVLTDGRGTWAAAEVRGVSGQGVDLLVGAHRTTAAPTVRVTLVQALPKGERSDLVVDLATEAGVDALVPWAAQRCVARWVGDKAVKGAEKWRTVAREAAKQSRRTFVPTVAAPVGSAAVAELIRAADLALVLHEAATHSLPAVELPAAGELVLIVGPEGGISPEELELFTAEGAVATRLGPEVLRTSTAAAVALGALGALTDRWGSTS, from the coding sequence CTGTTCCCGGGCGTGCCGTTCTTCCTGGCCGACCCGTTGCCGGCACCCGGCCCGGGACACCTCGGCGGTGCCGAGGGCCGGCACGCGGCGACCGTCCGCCGGATGCGGGCCGGTGAACGTCTGGTGCTGACCGACGGCCGTGGCACTTGGGCGGCGGCCGAGGTGCGCGGTGTCTCCGGTCAGGGCGTCGACCTGCTGGTCGGCGCGCACCGCACGACGGCGGCACCGACCGTCCGGGTCACCCTGGTGCAGGCCCTGCCGAAGGGCGAGAGATCCGACCTGGTCGTCGATCTCGCGACCGAGGCGGGCGTCGACGCGCTGGTGCCGTGGGCGGCGCAACGCTGTGTCGCGCGGTGGGTCGGCGACAAGGCCGTCAAGGGTGCGGAGAAGTGGCGCACGGTGGCGCGGGAGGCCGCGAAGCAGTCCCGGCGGACCTTCGTGCCGACCGTCGCCGCACCGGTGGGGTCCGCAGCGGTGGCCGAGCTGATCCGCGCCGCGGACCTGGCCCTGGTGCTGCACGAGGCGGCGACCCACTCGTTGCCCGCGGTGGAGCTGCCCGCGGCCGGCGAGCTGGTGTTGATCGTCGGCCCGGAGGGCGGGATCTCGCCGGAGGAACTCGAGCTGTTCACCGCCGAGGGTGCGGTGGCGACCCGGCTGGGACCGGAGGTGCTGCGCACCTCGACCGCGGCCGCCGTGGCGCTGGGCGCCCTCGGCGCACTGACCGACCGCTGGGGGAGCACCTCGTGA
- a CDS encoding alpha/beta hydrolase family protein, whose product MTVTGLQVGEFRYGHHPSQFARIYLPPGNFLPVAVVVHGGFWRTKHGIELADPLAEDLTAYGVAAVAVEYRRVGAGGGWPTTMADVARAVDQIGTVGQDLAQGRLRLDRVAAVGHSAGGQLATWLTHRRTLRAGTAGSIDNTTPWIPLRGAVSQAGVLDLKLASAQHLGDGAVDDLMDGSGGSVPQRYHHSSPIAHVGDGARVVCVHGEDDDVVPIEQSRRYVDAAVAAGDPARLVALSGVSHMDLVDPGHIGWQVSRDSLLQLI is encoded by the coding sequence GTGACCGTCACCGGATTGCAGGTGGGGGAGTTCCGCTACGGCCACCACCCCAGCCAGTTCGCCCGGATCTACCTGCCGCCGGGCAACTTCCTGCCTGTCGCAGTGGTGGTGCACGGCGGGTTCTGGCGCACGAAGCACGGCATCGAGCTGGCCGATCCGCTCGCCGAGGACCTGACGGCCTACGGCGTGGCCGCGGTCGCGGTCGAGTACCGGCGGGTCGGCGCCGGCGGCGGCTGGCCCACCACGATGGCCGACGTGGCTCGGGCGGTCGACCAGATCGGCACCGTGGGACAGGATCTCGCCCAGGGTCGGCTCCGGCTGGACCGGGTGGCGGCGGTCGGTCATTCGGCCGGTGGTCAGCTCGCCACCTGGCTGACCCACCGCCGGACCCTGCGGGCCGGCACTGCGGGCAGCATCGACAACACCACCCCGTGGATCCCGTTGCGGGGAGCGGTGTCCCAGGCCGGGGTGCTCGACCTGAAGCTGGCCTCCGCCCAGCATCTCGGCGACGGCGCGGTCGACGACCTGATGGACGGCTCCGGCGGTTCGGTACCGCAGCGTTACCACCACTCGTCCCCGATCGCCCACGTCGGCGACGGGGCCAGGGTGGTGTGCGTGCACGGCGAGGACGACGACGTGGTGCCGATCGAGCAGTCGCGCCGCTACGTCGATGCCGCGGTCGCCGCCGGTGACCCGGCCCGGCTGGTGGCACTGTCCGGGGTGAGCCACATGGATCTGGTGGACCCCGGCCACATCGGCTGGCAGGTCAGCCGGGACTCGCTGCTGCAGCTCATCTGA
- a CDS encoding ABA4-like family protein: MTGTLFAVTFPLAVPFWLMMIVLPTWRWTERIVGSPWIALPPLVIYATVVLPHFGDFWAVMSSPSLDGLRELLGTAKGAAAIWAQFIAFDLLIGAWMYRDARRRGVSPLLMAPVLLFTIVLSPLGLLLYLVLRTTGAARIAPARLTDTAAFR; the protein is encoded by the coding sequence GTGACCGGCACCCTGTTCGCGGTGACATTCCCGCTGGCCGTGCCGTTCTGGCTGATGATGATCGTGCTGCCGACCTGGCGCTGGACCGAGCGGATCGTCGGGTCGCCGTGGATCGCGCTGCCGCCGCTGGTCATCTACGCGACGGTCGTGCTCCCGCACTTCGGCGACTTCTGGGCGGTCATGTCGAGCCCCTCGCTGGACGGACTGCGGGAGCTGCTCGGGACGGCGAAGGGCGCGGCGGCGATCTGGGCCCAGTTCATCGCCTTCGACCTGCTCATCGGCGCGTGGATGTACCGGGACGCGCGGCGCCGCGGGGTGTCCCCGCTGCTGATGGCGCCGGTGCTGCTGTTCACCATCGTGCTGTCGCCGCTCGGCCTGCTGCTCTACCTGGTGCTGCGTACCACCGGCGCCGCACGCATCGCCCCGGCCCGGCTCACCGACACAGCAGCTTTCAGATGA
- a CDS encoding MerR family transcriptional regulator: protein MRMGELSSTTGVPVATIKFYLREGLLPAGTATARNQADYTDEHVRRLRLVRALLGVGGMSLAEVREVVDVVQDRSRPVLEMLGTMQTHLVAPGSAGVGTDPSAAALETVDRLAAEKDWTDYPGDPNRLRLAGLLDTWSQLTDRDPAVLLRGYAAAAELVAEADQELVRSVVPERDAMVDTAVVGTVLGDAMFAVLRRIAQVQVFAKHFPRPETGPDTLPSPEEGRDERLHPVPPGSDR, encoded by the coding sequence ATGCGGATGGGCGAACTCAGCAGCACCACCGGCGTCCCGGTGGCGACCATCAAGTTCTACCTGCGCGAGGGACTGCTGCCGGCCGGCACCGCGACCGCCCGCAACCAGGCCGACTACACCGACGAGCACGTCCGGCGACTGCGACTGGTGCGGGCGCTGCTCGGGGTCGGCGGCATGTCGCTGGCCGAGGTGCGGGAGGTCGTCGACGTCGTGCAGGACCGGTCCCGCCCGGTGCTGGAGATGCTCGGCACCATGCAGACCCATCTGGTCGCACCGGGATCGGCCGGGGTCGGCACCGATCCGTCCGCTGCCGCACTGGAGACCGTCGACCGGCTGGCGGCCGAGAAGGACTGGACCGACTACCCCGGTGATCCCAACCGGCTGCGCCTGGCCGGTCTGCTCGACACCTGGTCCCAACTCACCGATCGCGACCCCGCCGTGCTGCTGCGCGGGTACGCGGCCGCCGCCGAACTGGTGGCGGAGGCCGACCAGGAGCTCGTCCGCTCGGTCGTCCCGGAACGCGACGCGATGGTCGACACCGCCGTCGTCGGAACGGTTCTGGGCGACGCCATGTTCGCCGTCCTGCGCCGGATCGCCCAGGTGCAGGTCTTCGCCAAGCACTTCCCGCGCCCGGAAACCGGGCCGGACACCCTACCGTCACCGGAAGAAGGTCGTGATGAGCGTCTTCACCCCGTTCCGCCAGGATCCGATCGATAA
- a CDS encoding PhoH family protein, whose translation MVGLLGSRDVNLRALEDGLAADVHVRGNRITLRGAAADVALAERSVRELLSLQEGGALLTPDAVRRTIGMLSTPASTAGAAAGESPSQVLGLNIVSRRGRTIRPKTVNQKRYVDAIDENTIVFGIGPAGTGKTYLAMAKAVQALQAKQITRIILTRPAVEAGERLGYLPGTLSDKIDPYLRPLYDALHDMLDPESIPRLMAAGTIEVAPLAYMRGRAQPYDAKVLTPEGFRPIGSLQVGDLVIGSNGEPTPVLGVYPQGEREVYRVTAQDGSSTIACGEHLWTVRTPEDKRRGRSRTLTTADMIGNLRRGYVRRYELPMMAPAQQVAQPVPMDPYALGLLLGDGCITTSTTPSFATNDPELAVALQDALEPLDVQVTHKADDDWVLRNRNGARAGLRLANPVTAIVRELGLAGARSATKFVPECYLQNSAQVRLAVLQGLLDTDGGPVTQIARSCRVQYTTTSPRLADDVEYLVRSLGGVSYRRVRKAEGRKPGLANGRPVGYLHDAHLLDIRLPSGVAPFRLARKTALYERSGGGRPMRFVDRIEPLGVMDTLCIQVAAEDSLYVTDDFLVTHNTLNDAFIILDEAQNTTPEQMKMFLTRLGFGSKIVVTGDVTQVDLPGGQRSGLQVVREILEDIDDVHFSTLTSADVVRHQLVGAIVDAYAKWDDRQPPPGQGPGGERQNRFYGRGQQQHRGGAR comes from the coding sequence ATGGTCGGCCTGCTGGGCTCCCGCGACGTCAACCTCCGTGCTCTCGAGGACGGTCTTGCCGCCGACGTGCACGTCCGCGGCAACCGGATCACCCTGCGCGGTGCCGCCGCCGACGTCGCGCTGGCCGAGCGGTCGGTGCGCGAGCTGCTGTCCCTGCAGGAGGGCGGAGCGCTGCTCACCCCGGACGCCGTGCGGCGCACCATCGGCATGCTGAGCACCCCCGCCTCCACGGCGGGGGCCGCGGCGGGGGAGTCGCCGTCGCAGGTGCTGGGCCTGAACATCGTGTCCCGGCGCGGCCGCACCATCCGGCCGAAGACGGTGAACCAGAAGCGCTACGTCGACGCGATCGACGAGAACACCATCGTCTTCGGCATCGGCCCGGCCGGTACCGGCAAGACCTACCTGGCGATGGCCAAGGCCGTACAGGCGTTGCAGGCCAAGCAGATCACCCGGATCATCCTGACCCGGCCGGCGGTGGAGGCGGGCGAGCGGCTCGGCTACCTGCCCGGAACTCTGTCCGACAAGATCGACCCCTACCTGCGCCCGCTCTACGACGCGCTGCACGACATGCTCGATCCCGAGTCCATCCCGCGCCTGATGGCCGCCGGCACCATCGAGGTCGCGCCCCTGGCATACATGCGTGGCCGCGCGCAACCGTACGACGCGAAGGTGCTGACGCCGGAGGGTTTCCGGCCCATCGGCAGTCTGCAGGTCGGCGATCTGGTCATCGGCTCGAACGGCGAGCCCACCCCCGTGCTCGGCGTGTACCCGCAGGGCGAACGCGAGGTCTACCGGGTCACCGCGCAGGACGGCTCCAGCACGATCGCCTGCGGCGAGCACCTCTGGACCGTCCGCACACCGGAGGACAAGCGCCGCGGCCGTTCCCGGACCCTGACGACGGCGGACATGATCGGCAACCTCCGGAGGGGGTATGTCCGGCGGTACGAGCTGCCGATGATGGCCCCGGCACAGCAAGTTGCCCAGCCGGTACCGATGGACCCGTACGCCCTCGGCCTGCTGCTCGGTGACGGCTGCATCACCACCTCGACAACGCCTTCGTTCGCCACCAACGACCCTGAGCTCGCCGTGGCGCTGCAGGACGCGCTGGAACCTCTGGACGTCCAGGTCACCCACAAGGCCGATGACGACTGGGTGCTGCGGAACCGCAACGGTGCCCGCGCCGGTCTGCGGCTGGCGAACCCGGTGACGGCGATCGTCCGGGAGCTGGGGCTGGCCGGGGCCCGCTCGGCGACGAAGTTCGTCCCGGAATGCTATCTGCAGAACTCGGCGCAGGTGCGGCTCGCCGTGCTCCAGGGACTGCTGGACACCGACGGCGGACCTGTCACCCAGATCGCGCGTTCCTGTCGGGTGCAGTACACGACCACCTCGCCGCGGCTCGCGGACGACGTCGAGTACCTCGTGCGATCACTCGGCGGCGTCAGCTACCGGCGGGTCCGGAAGGCCGAGGGCCGGAAGCCGGGCCTGGCCAACGGTCGACCGGTCGGCTACCTGCACGACGCCCATCTGCTCGACATCCGGCTGCCGTCCGGTGTTGCCCCGTTCCGGCTCGCGCGCAAGACGGCGCTCTACGAGCGATCCGGTGGCGGTCGCCCGATGCGGTTCGTCGACCGGATCGAACCGCTGGGTGTGATGGACACCCTGTGCATCCAGGTCGCGGCCGAAGATTCGCTGTACGTGACGGACGACTTCCTGGTCACCCACAACACGCTGAACGACGCGTTCATCATCCTGGACGAGGCGCAGAACACGACGCCGGAGCAGATGAAGATGTTCCTCACCCGGCTCGGGTTCGGCAGCAAGATCGTGGTGACCGGCGACGTCACCCAGGTCGACCTGCCGGGCGGCCAGCGGTCCGGGCTGCAAGTGGTGCGGGAGATCCTCGAGGACATCGACGACGTGCACTTCTCGACGTTGACCAGCGCCGACGTGGTGCGCCACCAGCTGGTCGGGGCGATCGTGGACGCGTACGCGAAGTGGGATGACCGACAACCACCACCCGGCCAGGGGCCCGGCGGTGAGCGGCAGAACCGGTTCTACGGCCGCGGCCAGCAGCAGCACCGGGGCGGTGCCCGATGA
- the ybeY gene encoding rRNA maturation RNase YbeY: MTIEVANESGVEVDETSLIAVSRFALDRMGINALAELSLLLVDVEAMTDLHVKWMDEPGPTDVMSFPMDELDTARRPDESGPGPALLGDVVLCPAVATDQASQAGHSLDDELHLLTVHGILHLLGYDHAEPAEEREMFRLQNDLLDGWRENRADAERRRRLTEVDAAVLDAAEMGAPAPARGPGES, translated from the coding sequence ATGACGATCGAGGTCGCCAACGAGTCCGGGGTGGAGGTGGACGAGACCTCGCTGATCGCGGTGTCCCGGTTCGCCCTCGACCGGATGGGCATCAACGCGCTGGCCGAGCTGTCCCTGCTGCTGGTCGACGTCGAGGCGATGACCGACCTGCACGTGAAGTGGATGGACGAGCCGGGCCCGACCGACGTCATGAGCTTCCCGATGGACGAGCTGGACACCGCCCGCCGCCCCGACGAGTCGGGACCCGGCCCGGCGCTGCTCGGTGACGTCGTGCTGTGCCCGGCGGTCGCGACGGACCAGGCATCCCAGGCCGGGCACTCGCTCGACGACGAATTGCACCTGCTCACGGTGCACGGCATCCTGCACCTGCTCGGTTACGACCATGCCGAGCCGGCCGAGGAACGCGAGATGTTCCGGCTGCAGAACGACCTGCTGGACGGCTGGCGGGAGAACCGCGCCGATGCCGAGCGCCGGCGCCGGCTCACCGAGGTGGATGCCGCCGTGCTCGATGCCGCGGAGATGGGTGCCCCCGCGCCCGCCCGCGGTCCCGGCGAGAGCTGA
- a CDS encoding hemolysin family protein — translation MDALDITLLIVAAALIPIAGLFAAADAAISMVSAARVEEMQREGRRGAASLLEIAHDKPRFTNLLLLLRVGAELTATVLVTAVALSTWGFHWLVAVVVVLVMLLLTYVVIGVLPRTLGRQHPYPVGLRAAGPTRAFGRVLAPVVRLLILLGNAITPGRGFREGPFSSDIELRELLTMAGDRGVVEENEREMLQSVFDLGDTIAREVMVPRTEVVWIESGKSPRQALQLATRSGFSRIPVVGEDVDDVLGVVQVKDLIARTMSLDPADRGPDLVDVMRSPVFVPESKDVDDLLREMQRDRTHFAIVVDEYGGTAGIITIEDILEEIVGEITDEYDQDAREPIEHLEDGVVRVSARLPVEDLGHVFDVELPAEDVETVGGLFAQLLGRVPLAGAEAEINGLHLLGEAGTDRRGRPRVQSLLVRRLEPEDDGETDDDEAGDTDEGGRRGHPADQENSRGERAAADSTSRGRSSRSGEDEKVHR, via the coding sequence ATGGACGCCCTCGACATCACCCTGCTGATCGTCGCGGCGGCGCTGATCCCGATCGCGGGTCTGTTCGCCGCTGCCGACGCGGCGATCAGCATGGTCTCGGCCGCCCGGGTGGAGGAGATGCAGCGGGAGGGTCGGCGCGGAGCCGCCTCGCTGCTCGAGATCGCCCACGACAAGCCGCGTTTCACCAACCTGCTGCTGCTCCTGCGGGTCGGGGCGGAGCTCACCGCGACCGTGCTGGTCACCGCGGTGGCGCTGTCCACCTGGGGATTCCACTGGCTGGTCGCGGTTGTGGTGGTACTGGTGATGCTGCTGCTCACTTACGTGGTGATCGGCGTGCTGCCCCGCACCCTCGGCCGGCAGCACCCGTACCCGGTCGGGCTGCGGGCCGCCGGCCCCACCCGCGCCTTCGGACGTGTACTGGCCCCGGTGGTCCGGCTGCTGATCCTGCTCGGCAACGCGATCACCCCGGGCCGCGGCTTCCGCGAGGGGCCGTTCTCCTCCGACATCGAGCTGCGCGAGCTGCTGACCATGGCCGGGGACCGGGGCGTGGTGGAGGAGAACGAACGGGAGATGCTGCAGAGCGTCTTCGATCTCGGCGACACCATCGCCCGCGAGGTGATGGTCCCGCGCACCGAGGTGGTCTGGATCGAATCCGGGAAGTCGCCGCGGCAGGCGCTGCAGCTGGCCACCCGCTCCGGCTTCTCCCGAATCCCGGTGGTCGGGGAGGACGTCGACGACGTGCTGGGCGTGGTGCAGGTCAAGGACCTGATCGCCCGCACCATGAGCCTGGACCCGGCGGATCGCGGTCCCGATCTGGTCGACGTCATGCGCTCGCCCGTGTTCGTCCCGGAGTCCAAGGACGTCGACGACCTGCTGCGCGAGATGCAGCGCGACCGCACGCACTTCGCCATCGTGGTCGACGAGTACGGCGGCACCGCCGGCATCATCACCATCGAGGACATCCTGGAGGAGATCGTCGGCGAGATCACCGACGAGTACGACCAGGACGCCCGCGAACCGATCGAGCACCTGGAGGACGGGGTGGTCCGGGTCAGTGCCCGGCTGCCCGTCGAGGACCTCGGCCATGTCTTCGACGTCGAACTGCCCGCCGAGGACGTCGAGACGGTCGGCGGCCTTTTCGCGCAGTTGCTGGGCCGGGTGCCGCTGGCCGGGGCGGAGGCCGAGATCAACGGCCTGCACCTGCTCGGCGAAGCGGGTACCGACCGGCGCGGCCGGCCGCGGGTCCAGTCCCTGCTCGTCCGGCGGCTGGAGCCGGAGGACGACGGGGAGACCGACGACGACGAGGCGGGCGACACGGACGAGGGTGGGCGACGCGGCCACCCCGCCGATCAGGAGAACAGCCGCGGCGAGCGTGCCGCGGCGGACAGCACGTCGCGCGGGCGGTCGTCCCGCAGCGGCGAGGACGAGAAGGTGCATCGGTGA
- a CDS encoding cytidine deaminase has translation MTAQPASLPAEDEKLVTLAKGARGRAGAAEGAAVRDQDGRTYAAATVRLPSFSLTAVQAAVATAVASGAEELEAVVLFGSTSADEVSIAAARDMSAPLLIAVGPDGAIGETLTW, from the coding sequence GTGACCGCACAGCCCGCCTCCCTCCCGGCGGAGGACGAGAAGTTGGTGACCCTGGCCAAGGGTGCCCGCGGCCGGGCCGGCGCGGCCGAGGGGGCCGCGGTGCGCGACCAGGACGGACGCACCTATGCGGCGGCGACCGTCCGGCTGCCCTCGTTCTCACTCACCGCGGTCCAGGCCGCGGTGGCCACGGCGGTGGCCTCCGGGGCGGAGGAACTGGAGGCCGTGGTGCTGTTCGGCAGCACCTCCGCGGATGAGGTATCGATCGCTGCCGCCCGGGACATGTCGGCGCCGCTGCTGATCGCCGTGGGGCCGGACGGCGCGATCGGTGAGACCCTGACGTGGTGA